GAGGGCGGCATCCTGCGCAACAAGGACGGCGAGCGCTTCATGGAGAAGTACGCTCCCGTCATGAAGGACCTGGCGTCCCGTGACGTCGTGTCCCGCTCCATCTACACGGAGATCCGTGAGGGCCGCGGCTGTGGTCCCGAGGGCGACCACGTCTACCTCGACCTGACCCACCTGCCGCCGGAGCAGCTGGACGCCAAGCTGCCGGACATCACCGAGTTCGCGCGGACCTACCTCGGCATCGAGCCGTACACGGACCCGATCCCGATCCAGCCGACCGCGCACTACGCGATGGGCGGCATCCCGACGAACGTCGAGGGTGAGGTCCTGGCGGACAACACCACGGTCGTCCCGGGCCTGTACGCGGCCGGCGAGGTCGCCTGTGTGTCGGTGCACGGCGCCAACCGCCTGGGCACCAACTCGCTGCTGGACATCAACGTCTTCGGCCGCCGCGCGGGCATCGCCGCCGCCGAGTACTCGGCGAAGGCGGACTTCGTCGAGCTGCCGGAGAACCCGGAGTCGCAGGTCGTCGAGCAGATCGAGCGGCTGCGCGAGTCCACCGGCACCGAGCGGGTGGCGGTCCTGCGCCGCGAGCTGCAGGAGACCATGGACGCCAACGTCATGGTGTTCCGCACCGAGCAGACGATCAAGACGGCCGTCGAGAAGATCGCCGAGCTGCGCGAGCGCTACAAGAACGTGGCGGTCCAGGACAAGGGCAAGCGGTTCAACACCGACCTGCTGGAGGCCATCGAGCTGGGCAACCTGCTGGACCTGGCCGAGGTCATGGCCGTCTCGGCGCTGGCCCGCAAGGAGTCCCGCGGCGGTCACTACCGTGAGGACTACCCGAACCGCGACGACGTCAACTTCATGCGCCACACCATGGCGTACCGCGAGGTCGGCGCCGACGGCTCGGAAACCGTCCGTCTCGACTACAAGCCGGTCGTCCAGACCCGCTACCAGCCGATGGAGCGTAAGTACTGATGGCTACCCCTGTTCTGGACAAGGCGGACGCGGCCGGCCAGCCCGAGCCCGGCTTCGCCGACTCCCCCTACATCACGGTCACCTTCCGGGTCCGCCGGTTCAACCCGGAGGTCTCGGCGGAAGCCGCCTGGGAAGACTTCCAGCTGGAGATCGACCCGAAGGAGCGGGTCCTCGACGGCCTCCACAAGATCAAGTGGGACGTCGACGGCACCCTGACCTTCCGCCGTAGCTGCGCGCACGGCATCTGCGGCTCGGACGCGATGCGGATCAACGGCAAGAACCGCCTTGCCTGCAAGACGCTGATCAAGGACATCAACCCCGAGAAGCCGATCACGATCGAGCCCATCAAGGGCCTGACGGTCCTGAAGGACCTGGTCGTGGACATGGAGCCGTTCTTCCAGGCGTACCGGGACGTCATGCCGTTCCTGGTCACCAAGGACACCAACGAGCCGACCCGCGAGCGGCTGCAGTCCGCCGAGGACCGCGAGCGCTTCGACGACACGACGAAGTGCATCCTCTGCGCGGCCTGCACCTCCTCCTGCCCGGTGTTCTGGAACGACGGCCAGTACTTCGGTCCGGCCGCGATCGTGAACGCCCACCGCTTCATCTTCGACAGCCGTGACGAGGCGGGCGAGCAGCGCCTGGAGATCCTCAACGACCGTGACGGCGTGTGGCGTTGCCGTACGACCTTCAACTGCACGGACGCCTGCCCGCGCGGTATCGAGGTCACCAAGGCGATCCAGGAAGTGAAGCGCGCGCTGATCACGCGTCGCTACTGATCGCCTCGCCAGTCCTCCCGAAACCGGGCCGAGGGCCCTGCTTCCTGTCCTCCGGAAGCAGGGCCCTCGGGCGTTTCGGCGGGTTTCGCCACGCCTTTGCAGGGTTTTGCCGCCGCACGGTTCTAATCTGACGTCATGTCAGACGATGAGTCGTACGAGCTGCTCGGATTCGACAACGTACTGCTCCCCGTCGGCGACCTCGCGGAGGCCGTCGGGTTCTACGAGCGGGCCGGGTTCGCCGTGGGGTTCCGGTTCGACGAGGCCGGGATCGCGTTGCTGAAGGTCGGCGGGGAGACGCCGGGGATCCTGCTGCGGGTCGAGGAGCCGCTGGGCCACCGGACGCCGCCGTGGCCCTCGCCACGCCTCTGGCTGGAGGTGCCGGACGCACGGGTGGCGGCGCGGAGACTCGCCGACGCCGGGATCCCGCCGCTGGACGAGGTGTTCCAGGAAGCCACCGGATGGACCGTGGAGATCGCCGACCCGTGGGGGAACGTCCTCGGCTTCACGGACTACACCAAGAGGCGGGAACTGGGCCGCCTGAGCTGACCACCCAGGGCACCCGCGCCACTCGTTAGGCTCTGTGCCGTGCCCGCGAAGAACGACGGTCCCGAGACGGCCGGCCCCCAGAGCAAGTCCGAGCAGACCCGTGCCCTGATCCTCCAGACCGCGATGCGGTTGTTCCAGGAGCGCGGGTACGACAAGACCACCATGCGGGCCATCGCCGCGGAGGCCGGGGTCTCCGTCGGTAACGCGTACTACTACTTCGAGGGCAAGGAACACCTGATCCAGGGGTTCTACGACCGGATCGCCGCCGAGCACCAGGCGGCGGTCCGCGAGATCCTGGACCGGGAGACCGACCTGGAGGCGCGGCTCGCGGGCGTGCTGACCGTCTGGCTCGACATCGCCCGGCCGTACCACGAGTTCGCCGTGCAGTTCTTCAAGAACGCCGCCGACCCGGACAGCCCGCTCAGCCCCTTCTCCCCGGAGAGCGAGCACGCCCGCGAGCAGGCCATAGCCGTCCACCGGGAAGTGCTGGCCGGTTCCAAGTCCAAGGTTCCGGCCGAACTGCGCGATGTGCTCCCGGAGTTGATGTGGCTCGCCCAGATGGGGCTGGTGCTCTACTGGGTCTTCGACCGGACCGAGGGGCGCGAGCGCAGTTACCGGCTGGCGCGCCGGGGAGCCCGGCTGACCGCCCGTGGTGTGGCACTCGCCCGCTTCCGGGTGCTGCGCCCCCTGGTCCTGGAGATCCATGAGCTGTTCACGGACTTCCTGCCCGGCATGACGAGGGCACTGCCGGACCCACGGACCAAGGGGGCCGAGGGGACCAAGGGGCCCGAGGAGCAGGCCGGTTGATCAGATCCACTGCAGACGCCACAGGCGGAAGACGCCCGTGCCGTCCGTGAGGTACTGGCCGCCGCCCACGTCCTCGGTACTGACCACGTACTCCTTGCGCTGCCACAGCGGGATCAGCGGGACGTCCCGGGCGACGTCCGTCTGGATGTCCTTGAAGTCGCCCGCGGCCCGGGTGCGGTCGGCGTACTGCTGGCTGTCCAGGATGAGATGGTCGACGATCTTGTTGCTGTACCCGGTGCTCATCGTGGAGCCGGTGCCGACGAGCGCGGCGCCGAAGGTGTCCGGGTCGGGATAGTCGGCCACCCAGCCGACCGCCCACGCGTCCATCTTCCCGGCGGCCCAGGTCTTCTGGAAGGCGGTCCACTCGTACCCCTTGACGTCCACCTGGAACAGGCCGCCCGTCTCCAGCTGCTGCTTCAGCGCCGCGGCCTCCTCCTTGCCCGCGCCCCGGCCGATGCCGTAGCCGAAGGTGAAGCGCACCGGCAGGCTCACCCCGGCCTGGGTGAGCAGCGCGCGCGCCTTCTGCACGCTCTGCGCCGGGTAGGCGTCGAAGAAGGAGGTGGTGTGGCCGGTGATGCCGGTCGGGATCAGCGAGTACAGCGGGTCGACCGTGCCCTCGTAGACCGTGCCGGCCAGTTCCTCGCGGTTGACCAGCCAGGCCATCGCGCGGCGCACCCGGACGTCGTGCAGCGGTGAGTTCGCGCGGGTGTCGAGGTACAGGTTGCGGGTCTCGGCGCTGTCGGACTCGCTGACGCGCTTGTCGGGGTCGCTCGGGTTCAGCCGGGACAGCACGTCCGGCGGCAGCGTCCGGGTGGCGACGTCGACCTGCCCGTCCTTCCACGCGCCGTCGAGCTTCGCGGAGTCGGCGTAGTAGCGCAGCTCGACCGGGCGGCCGGTGCCGGTCAGGTAGCCCTGGTAGCGGCTGTTCGGCTCGAGGTCGGCCTTCTCGTCCTTGGTGTACGACGCCAGCGTGTACGGGCCGGTGCCGTCGACGGCGGTGCCGGTGCGCAGGGAGCCCGCCGGGTACTTGTCCTTGTCCACGATCGCGCCGGCGCCGGTAGCCACCTTCGACGGGAAGGTGGCGTCCGCGGACGCCAGATGGAAGGTGACGGTCGTCGCGTCGTCGGCGGTCACCGAGGCGAGCGTGGAGAACAGCGACGCCGGTCCGACATCGGAGTTGATCTTCTTGACCCGGTCGAAGCTGTACTTCACGTCCTCGGCCGTCATCGTGCGGCCGCTCGGGAAGGTGATCCCGGAGCGCAGCGTGCACCGGTACGTCTTCAGACCGCTGCCCTGGAAGGCACAGCTCTTCGCCGCGTCCGGGACCGGCTCGACGCCGCCCGGCTCGAACGTCAGCAGCGACTGGAAGACATTGCTGAACAACGCCCAGGAACCGGCGTCGTAGGCACCGGCCGGGTCGAGGTCGGTGACGGCGTCCGTCGTACCGACCTTGATCGTCTTGTTCTGGTTCTGTGACGGCAGCAGCTGCCAGCCACCGATTCCCACGACGGCGACTACGAGCAGCGTCACGAGAATGCGCATGCGAACAGATCGCATGGTGGCGCCCTCCCCAGGCCCCTGACGGGCCCTACCCCTGGCCCAGCACGACTTTTCGCCACTCCCCTAAGTGGCGCGGCTCACCTAACCACACCTGTTTCAGCCGGGGGAAGGGCTTTCTGACCAGATGTGCAAGAACTTACCGAGGTGTTGTTTTCACCGTGTTTCACAGCGCCTTCACAGGGGTGGGAGCGGTTTCCCGCCGACCGGTACCGCGCTATGACGTCCGGCGCAGTGCGCGCAGCCCGCGCAACCCGATGACGCCGATGGCCGTCCCCAATACGAAGGAAACGACCGCCAGCAGCAGGTGCACCCAGAAGTACGCGGTCGGGTGACCGTGATCGAAGGCGAGTCCGCTGCCGTCCTTGATCAAGTTCTTGACGAAAGTGACCCAGATGACCCAGGACCACGCCCCGAACGCGAGCAGGAACCAGGAGACAGGGCGGCTGAGCTTCATACGACCAGTATCACCGCCGCGTGGCCGGTTCCAGGTCCGCAGTGAGGTGGGTCATGGGACTTCACAGCCGACAAAAGGTACGTTCTCGTCCGTGCCCGCACGAAAGAACACCGGCAGGCGATCCCTGCTGGTCACCTCAGCCGCCCTGCTGTCCCTGTCCGCCACCGCGCCCGCCGCCCTCGCCGCCCCGGCCCCCTCGACGGGCCCGACGGCCACGCCCCCGGCCCGGATGTCGACGGTGGGCGGGGCCCGGCTCGGGCAGCCCGGCACCCAGGTCGATCTCGCCCCGGGCGTCCCGGCACTGCCGAAGGACGTCACCGCCCGCTCCTGGATCGTCACCGACGCCGAGTCCGGCGAGGTGCTCGCCGCGCACAACGCGCACTGGCGGCTGCCGCCGGCGAGCACGCTGAAGATGCTGTTCGCGGACACCCTGCTGCCCCGGTTCCCGAAGACCATGGAGCACAAGGTGGCGCCGTCGGACCTCGCGGGCGTGGGCGAGGGCTCCAGCGTGGTCGGGATAAAGGAGGGGCACAGCTACAACGTCCACGACCTGTGGCTCGGTGTCTTCCTGCGCTCCGGCAACGACGCCGTGCACGTGCTGTCCGCGATGAACGACGGGGTGGCGCAGACCGTCAAGGACATGCAGCACCACGCCGACGAGCTCCAGGCCTCGGACACGCACGTGGTCACGCCCGACGGCTACGACGAGCCGGGGCAGCTCTCCTCGGCGTACGACCTGACCCTGATCGCCCGCTCCGGGCTGCAGAAGAAGGACTTCCGGGACTACTGCTCGACCGTCAGCGCCACGTTCGAGTCCCGGGTGATCCGCAACACCAACCGGCTGCTCAGCGGGGATCCCGACGTGCCCGTCTACCGGGGCATCGCGGGCGTGAAGAACGGCAACACCACCAACGCGGGCGCCACCTTCACCGGAGTCGCCGAGCGCAACGGCAGGGTGTTGCTCGTCACGGTGATGAATCCGCAGAAGCACGAGCACAACGAGGTCTACAAGGAGACGGCCAGGCTGTTCGACTGGGGCTTCCAGGCGGCCGGCAAGGTCCGTCCGGTGGGCGAGCTGGTGCCGCCGAAGAGCGCCCTGAACGCGTCGCCCGGTGCCTCCGCGGGGTCCGGCGGGACCGGCTCCAAACCGGTGGCCGGCGCCACCGCCGGGTCCGGCTCGCGCGGCGTCGGCACCGCCGTGGCCATCACCGGCGGGGTGCTGGTGCTGCTCGCGGGCGGGGCGTTCCTGATCAACCGCCGCTGGCCACTGCCGGACCTGATGCGCCGTCGGCCTCGTCCGTGACGCAGGCGCGTCCGGTCTCCGTCCCCTCGCTGTGGGTCGCCGTCCAGGAGGCGCAGAACAGGACGAGTTTCGCGGTGAAGTTGATCCACAGCAGCAGCGCCACGGGGACGCCGAACGCGCCGTACATGCTCTTCGCGGCGACGCCCTGGATATAGCCGCTGAGCAGCAGCTTCAGCAGTTCGAAGCCGATCGCGCCGAGCAGTGCGGCCACCACCAGGCGGCGGCGCGGCGGCTCGACCCCGGGCAGCAGGGTCAGGACGTAGAGCAGCACCAGGAAGTCGGCGAGCACGGCGACGGCGAACGCGGCGATCCGTAGCAGCACACTGCCCCATCCGTACGCGGCCAGGCCCAGATGGCGCGAGAGGAGGCCGACGGCGGCCGAGGCGAACGTGGACGCGGCGAGCGTGACCAGCAGGGCCCCGCCCAGGCCGAGGAGTATGCCGGCGTCCTTGGCCCTGGCCACCACCGGGTTCTGCTGCTGGTCCGGCAGCTCCCACACCGCGCGCAGACAGTCCCGTACCTGGCCGACCCAGCCGATGCCGGTGAGCAGCAGCGCGGCGCCCGCGATGAGGCCGACGGTGCCGGCGTTGTTCACCAGCGAGGTGAGGTCGAGCTGGGAGGACAGGACGCCCGGGAACTGCTCGGCGATCTTGTGCTCGACGGTCTTCTGCCGGGCGGGGCTGAGCGTGGCGGCGCTGATCGCGGCGGCCACGGTCAGCAGCGGGAACAGTGCGATGAAGCTGACGAAGGTCATGGCGGCGGCCAGCCGCGTCCACTTCACCCGGTCCAGCCGTTCGTAGCAGTGCCACGCGTGCGTCTCCAACAGCCGGACGACGATCGGTCCGATGCCGGGGAGTCTCTTCAGCCAGTCCATGATCCGTTCCTGCCCCTGCCGGCGCGCTCGTAAGACATCCCACTAATCACCCATTGTGTGTAGCGGGCGAATGTTCAGTAACTAATCCCTCATATAGGGACGATACGGTCACCGACATGCCTGGAGACACGGTTTCCGTCATCCGTCCCCGGACGTACGAGGAGGCCGCGTCCGCCGTCCGCGACTGCGCGGCGCGCGGCGCCGTCGCCCGGGGCGGGCCGGGACGGGCATACGGGGACGCCGCCCGGAACTCCGGCGGCACCGTCCTCGACATGACCGGCCTCGACCGCGTCCATGTCGTCGACGCCGACGAGGGGATCGTCCTGTGCGGCTCCGGCGTCCTGCTGCACCGGCTGGCCGAACTCATGCTCCCCCTCGGCTGGTTCGTGCCGGTCGCCCCCGCCACCGGCCGGGCCACGGTCGGCGGCGCGATCGGCGCCGACGTCCACGGCGGGAACCACCCCGTCTCCGGCTCCTTCTCCCACCATGTGCTGTCCCTGGAACTGCTCACCGCCGACGGCGAGGTACGCACGGTCAAGCCCGGCACCGAGCTGTTCGCGGCGACCGCCGGCGGCATGGGTCTGACCGGGGTGATCCTCACGGCCACGATCCGGCTGCTTCCGGTGGAGACGGCGTACCTGACCGTCGACACCGAACGCGCCGCCGACCTCGACGATCTGATGGCCCGTCTGACCGACGGCGACCACCGGCGGTACGGCTGCGCCCGGATCGATCTGACGGCCCGGGGCGCGGACACCGGACGCGCCGTCCTCACCCGGGCGGACCACACCCCGCTCGACGCGCTCCGCACGGGCACGCGCGCGTGGCGGCACCCGCTGTCCTGCCGTCCCCGCCGCCGCCCGCCCGCCCTCGCCCTCCTGTCGGGCGGCCTTCCGGGCAGCCTCCTCGGACGCACCTCCGCCGGCCTCCTGGGCGGGCTGCGGTACCGCACGGCGCCACGCGCGCGCAGCGGCGAACTCCGGCCGCTGTCCGCCGACTTCCCCGCCCTGGCCGCCCCGCAGGGCACCCGCAGGACCGGCTGTGTGCGGTACCGGTTCGCCGTCGGCCACGGCCAGGAGGAAACCCTGCACCGCATCGTGCGGCGCCTGGCCGCCTACCGCTGCGGGTCCTTCCACGCCGTCCTCCAGCCCCTCGGTGACACGGACGCCGGCTGGCTGTCCTTCCCCCTGCCCGGCTGGACGCTCGCCCTGGACATCCCGGCCGCGCTGCCCGGACTCGCCGGCTTCCTCGACGGACTCGACGAGGAGGTGGCCGCGGCCGGCGGCCGTGTCTGCCTCGCCGAGGACTCCCGGCTCCGCCCCGGCCTGCTCACCACCATGTACCCGCGCGCGGCCGACTTCCGCACCCTGCGCGCCCGGCTGGACCCCCGCGGGGTGTTCGTCTCCGACCTCGCCCGCCGACTCGACCTCTAGAACTCCAGGAGCTGATGTGAAGGACGCCTTCGGTCTCCCCCAGTCCCTGCTCGTCCTCGGCGGCACGTCCGAGATCGCGCTGGCCACCGCGCGCCGGCTGATCGCCCGCCGCACCCGCACGGTGTGGCTGGCGGGC
Above is a genomic segment from Streptomyces fodineus containing:
- a CDS encoding D-alanyl-D-alanine carboxypeptidase family protein, which translates into the protein MPARKNTGRRSLLVTSAALLSLSATAPAALAAPAPSTGPTATPPARMSTVGGARLGQPGTQVDLAPGVPALPKDVTARSWIVTDAESGEVLAAHNAHWRLPPASTLKMLFADTLLPRFPKTMEHKVAPSDLAGVGEGSSVVGIKEGHSYNVHDLWLGVFLRSGNDAVHVLSAMNDGVAQTVKDMQHHADELQASDTHVVTPDGYDEPGQLSSAYDLTLIARSGLQKKDFRDYCSTVSATFESRVIRNTNRLLSGDPDVPVYRGIAGVKNGNTTNAGATFTGVAERNGRVLLVTVMNPQKHEHNEVYKETARLFDWGFQAAGKVRPVGELVPPKSALNASPGASAGSGGTGSKPVAGATAGSGSRGVGTAVAITGGVLVLLAGGAFLINRRWPLPDLMRRRPRP
- a CDS encoding succinate dehydrogenase iron-sulfur subunit, which gives rise to MATPVLDKADAAGQPEPGFADSPYITVTFRVRRFNPEVSAEAAWEDFQLEIDPKERVLDGLHKIKWDVDGTLTFRRSCAHGICGSDAMRINGKNRLACKTLIKDINPEKPITIEPIKGLTVLKDLVVDMEPFFQAYRDVMPFLVTKDTNEPTRERLQSAEDRERFDDTTKCILCAACTSSCPVFWNDGQYFGPAAIVNAHRFIFDSRDEAGEQRLEILNDRDGVWRCRTTFNCTDACPRGIEVTKAIQEVKRALITRRY
- the sdhA gene encoding succinate dehydrogenase flavoprotein subunit, which encodes MKIHKYDTVIVGAGGAGMRAAIEATKRSRTAVLTKLYPTRSHTGAAQGGMAAALANVEEDNWEWHTFDTVKGGDYLVDQDAAEILAKEAIDAVLDLEKMGLPFNRTPNGTIDQRRFGGHSRNHGEAPVRRSCYAADRTGHMILQTLYQNCVKEGVEFFNEFYVLDQLITEVDGVKKSAGVVAYELATGEIHVFQAKAVIYASGGCGKFFKVTSNAHTLTGDGQAAVYRRGLPLEDMEFFQFHPTGIWRMGILLTEGARGEGGILRNKDGERFMEKYAPVMKDLASRDVVSRSIYTEIREGRGCGPEGDHVYLDLTHLPPEQLDAKLPDITEFARTYLGIEPYTDPIPIQPTAHYAMGGIPTNVEGEVLADNTTVVPGLYAAGEVACVSVHGANRLGTNSLLDINVFGRRAGIAAAEYSAKADFVELPENPESQVVEQIERLRESTGTERVAVLRRELQETMDANVMVFRTEQTIKTAVEKIAELRERYKNVAVQDKGKRFNTDLLEAIELGNLLDLAEVMAVSALARKESRGGHYREDYPNRDDVNFMRHTMAYREVGADGSETVRLDYKPVVQTRYQPMERKY
- a CDS encoding VOC family protein: MSDDESYELLGFDNVLLPVGDLAEAVGFYERAGFAVGFRFDEAGIALLKVGGETPGILLRVEEPLGHRTPPWPSPRLWLEVPDARVAARRLADAGIPPLDEVFQEATGWTVEIADPWGNVLGFTDYTKRRELGRLS
- a CDS encoding FAD-binding oxidoreductase; this translates as MPGDTVSVIRPRTYEEAASAVRDCAARGAVARGGPGRAYGDAARNSGGTVLDMTGLDRVHVVDADEGIVLCGSGVLLHRLAELMLPLGWFVPVAPATGRATVGGAIGADVHGGNHPVSGSFSHHVLSLELLTADGEVRTVKPGTELFAATAGGMGLTGVILTATIRLLPVETAYLTVDTERAADLDDLMARLTDGDHRRYGCARIDLTARGADTGRAVLTRADHTPLDALRTGTRAWRHPLSCRPRRRPPALALLSGGLPGSLLGRTSAGLLGGLRYRTAPRARSGELRPLSADFPALAAPQGTRRTGCVRYRFAVGHGQEETLHRIVRRLAAYRCGSFHAVLQPLGDTDAGWLSFPLPGWTLALDIPAALPGLAGFLDGLDEEVAAAGGRVCLAEDSRLRPGLLTTMYPRAADFRTLRARLDPRGVFVSDLARRLDL
- a CDS encoding TetR/AcrR family transcriptional regulator codes for the protein MPAKNDGPETAGPQSKSEQTRALILQTAMRLFQERGYDKTTMRAIAAEAGVSVGNAYYYFEGKEHLIQGFYDRIAAEHQAAVREILDRETDLEARLAGVLTVWLDIARPYHEFAVQFFKNAADPDSPLSPFSPESEHAREQAIAVHREVLAGSKSKVPAELRDVLPELMWLAQMGLVLYWVFDRTEGRERSYRLARRGARLTARGVALARFRVLRPLVLEIHELFTDFLPGMTRALPDPRTKGAEGTKGPEEQAG
- a CDS encoding SCO4848 family membrane protein, translating into MKLSRPVSWFLLAFGAWSWVIWVTFVKNLIKDGSGLAFDHGHPTAYFWVHLLLAVVSFVLGTAIGVIGLRGLRALRRTS
- a CDS encoding YihY/virulence factor BrkB family protein; translated protein: MDWLKRLPGIGPIVVRLLETHAWHCYERLDRVKWTRLAAAMTFVSFIALFPLLTVAAAISAATLSPARQKTVEHKIAEQFPGVLSSQLDLTSLVNNAGTVGLIAGAALLLTGIGWVGQVRDCLRAVWELPDQQQNPVVARAKDAGILLGLGGALLVTLAASTFASAAVGLLSRHLGLAAYGWGSVLLRIAAFAVAVLADFLVLLYVLTLLPGVEPPRRRLVVAALLGAIGFELLKLLLSGYIQGVAAKSMYGAFGVPVALLLWINFTAKLVLFCASWTATHSEGTETGRACVTDEADGASGPAVASGG
- a CDS encoding ABC transporter substrate-binding protein, whose product is MRILVTLLVVAVVGIGGWQLLPSQNQNKTIKVGTTDAVTDLDPAGAYDAGSWALFSNVFQSLLTFEPGGVEPVPDAAKSCAFQGSGLKTYRCTLRSGITFPSGRTMTAEDVKYSFDRVKKINSDVGPASLFSTLASVTADDATTVTFHLASADATFPSKVATGAGAIVDKDKYPAGSLRTGTAVDGTGPYTLASYTKDEKADLEPNSRYQGYLTGTGRPVELRYYADSAKLDGAWKDGQVDVATRTLPPDVLSRLNPSDPDKRVSESDSAETRNLYLDTRANSPLHDVRVRRAMAWLVNREELAGTVYEGTVDPLYSLIPTGITGHTTSFFDAYPAQSVQKARALLTQAGVSLPVRFTFGYGIGRGAGKEEAAALKQQLETGGLFQVDVKGYEWTAFQKTWAAGKMDAWAVGWVADYPDPDTFGAALVGTGSTMSTGYSNKIVDHLILDSQQYADRTRAAGDFKDIQTDVARDVPLIPLWQRKEYVVSTEDVGGGQYLTDGTGVFRLWRLQWI